A genomic window from Elusimicrobiota bacterium includes:
- a CDS encoding DUF4040 domain-containing protein: MLSIQLLIIFLIITAIIAIELKDMISSVIAVGALGLGLSLSFLLLKSPDLAMVLLIVEVVTLTFLVKATVETSHVERKGTDILFTTTIFIFVCFFLILGYEAISMIPEFGSPIMKTAIYYLEESFSRTNSTNMVSSISIFFRGYDSLAGILVLFAVTIGIKSITDKTRRKK, translated from the coding sequence ATGTTATCCATACAACTTTTAATTATTTTTTTAATCATAACAGCTATTATCGCAATTGAACTTAAGGATATGATTTCTTCAGTTATAGCCGTGGGCGCGCTGGGCCTCGGATTATCGCTGTCCTTTCTTTTGCTTAAATCTCCGGACCTTGCAATGGTTCTTTTGATTGTTGAGGTCGTTACTCTTACTTTTCTTGTTAAAGCAACGGTTGAAACAAGCCATGTGGAACGCAAAGGGACAGATATATTGTTTACGACAACAATATTTATTTTTGTTTGTTTCTTTTTGATTTTAGGCTATGAAGCTATCAGCATGATTCCTGAGTTTGGCTCGCCTATCATGAAAACCGCAATCTATTACCTTGAAGAAAGTTTTTCAAGAACCAATTCAACAAATATGGTTTCTTCAATTTCCATATTTTTCAGAGGTTACGATTCATTAGCAGGAATCCTGGTTTTGTTTGCTGTTACAATCGGAATTAAATCAATAACGGATAAAACAAGGAGAAAAAAGTGA